In the Sulfurivermis fontis genome, GCGATCACCGCCAGGTTGTGCGGTTCGGAGAAAAATGTGGCGATACGCTCCGCCACCTCCGGACCAACGTCCGGTACCTGCTGCAAAGCCTGCCCCCTGAGACGGCGCGCACGAGCCGCAGCGGTTTCATCATCGGTCAGCGCCAAGGCTGCCGCATACTCTGTTGCGGCCTGCTGCAAGGCCTCCAGCGTGCCGAAGTGCGCGGCCAGCGCCGCAGCGGTGGCCTCGCCCACCTCGGGGATGCCAAGAGCGAACAGGAAACGGGCCAAGGTCGTAGCACGGCTTTGCGCGATGGCGTCGATCAGATTCTGCGCCGACTTATCGCCCATGCGCTCCAAGGCGGCAATCTGCCCGACTTCGAGCGCATACAGATCGGCCACATCATGCACCAGGCCACCGTCCACCAGTTGCTCCACCAGTTTTTCGCCCAGCCCCTCGATGTCCATGGCGCGGCGGCCGGCGAAGTGCAGGATAGCATTCTTGCGCTGTGCCGGACAGTACAGGCCACCGGTGCAATGCCAATCGGCGGCGCCCTCCTCGCGGGCAATGGCGCTGCCGCACTCGGGACACTCACCATGCAGTTGTGCATACAGATCGAACGGCGCGCCAGCGTCACGCGGACGCCTATCCAGCACCACACCCACCACTTCGGGGATCACGTCGCCGGCACGGCGCACGATCACCGTGTCGCCGACGCGCACATCCTTGCGTCGCACCTCGTCTTCGTTATGCAGCGTGGCATTGGTGACGGTGACACCGCCGACGAACACCGGCTCCAACTTGGCCACCGGGGTCAGCTTGCCGGTGCGTCCCACCTGGATGTCGATGGCGCGCACCACGGTGAGCTGCTCCTGTGCCGGATACTTGTGCGCCACCGCCCATTTCGGCTCGCGCGTGACGAAACCGAGGCGCTGCTGCAAGGCCAGGCTGTTCACCTTGTACACCACACCGTCGATATCGAAGGGCAGCGCATCGCGGCGTGCGGCGATGCGCTGATGAAAGGCCACCAACCCGTCGGCGCCCTGCACCACGGCGCGCTCGTCACACACCGGCAGGCCCGCGGCCTGCAGGGCATCGAGCAACGCGCTGTGGGTCGGTGGCAACTCCCAGCCGTCCACCGCGCCCAGGCCGTAGGCGAAGAAACTGAGTGGACGGCGCGCGGCAACGGCGGGGTCGAGCTGGCGGATGGAACCGGCGGCGGCGTTGCGCGGATTGACGAAGGTCTTCTCGCCCGCTGCCCGCTGGCGCTCATTGAGCCGCTCAAAGGCATCGCGCCGCATGTAGATCTCGCCGCGCACCTCCAACACCGCCGCTTCGATGCCGCGCAGGCGCAGCGGCACCGCACCGACGGTACGCACGTTCTGCGTCACGTCCTCGCCGGTTTCGCCATCGCCCCGCGTCGCCGCCTGCACCAGCACGCCGCGCTCGTAGCGCAGGTTGATGGCCAGGCCGTCGAACTTCAGTTCCGCGGCATACTCAACCGGCGGTGCATCCGGCCCGAGCCCCAGTTCACGGCGAATACGTGCGTCGAAATTGCGCGCACCGTCAGGGCCGGAATCGGTTTCGGTGCGGATGGACAGCATCGGCACGGCATGGTGCACCGGAGCGAACCGCTCCAGTACCGCACCGCCCACGCGCTGGGTGGGAGAATCGGCTGTGCGCAGGACAGGATAGGTCTGTTCCAGTTCCTGCAACTCGCGGAACAGGCGGTCGTACTCGGCATCCGGGATCTCCGGCGCGTCGAGCACATAGTACAGATAGTTGTGATGGGCAAGCTCGGCACGCAGCGCGGCGGCACGCTGCTGTACCTCGGCAGGAACGCTGCTCATGATCCGATGGCGCGGTAACGTGCGGCCAGGGTGCGCATCTGCATCAGTGCGGCATCGGTCAGCAGATTGCGGGCCTGATCGCCGATACGCCCCTCCTGGGCGGCGGCCAGGGCCTGTGCGGTGGCATACATATCCTCGAAGGCGGCGCGGCCATCCTCCGGTCCCGGCAGGCGCATGAACAGTGCCAGCCCTGGCGTACGCAGCTCGTGCAGGGTTTCCAGATCGAAATAGCCCGGCTCGATGATACTCACCACACTGAACACCGGCTCACCGCTGGCGGCGTCGAGACGATGAAAGATACGCATGTCGCCATACTGCAGGCCGAGACGCTCGAACAGATCGGAGAGCGTCGGGCCGGTGAAAAATTCGCCTTCCTGGGTGATTACGCTCAATACCAGCAGTTGCTCGGCCGGCGGCGGCTCGCCATCTGATGCCGGTGGCACAGCGAAGGAATCAGCCACCACGTCTTCGGTCACTGCCGCCTTGGCCTCACGACCGTTGATGCCGGCAAACTCGCGCAGATGGGTATCGTCCACCGGCACACCGCGCACGGCATGGCGTAACAGCGGGATCACATCCCAGTCGTCGTCGCCGGCATGCTCGCCGTCGCCCAGCGCTGCGTCGATGATGTCGTCCTGCTCGGCACGGCGCCTCTGCCTGCGGTCCCACAGGTAGATGGCGGCTATGATGACGACGCCGATGAGCAACAAACTTACGCGCAAGGCATCCATAACGGTTACACCGCCGCCAGTTCCACCGCCTCGTCCACGTCCACCGCCACCATGCGCGACACGCCCGGCTCGTGCATGGTCACGCCGGTGAGATGGGTAGCCAGCTCCATGGTCGCCTTGTTGTGGGTGATGAAGATGAACTGCACGCGCTCGGACATTTCCTTCACCATGTTGCAGAAGCGGCCGACGTTGGCCTCGTCCAGCGGCGCATCCACCTCGTCCAGCATGCAGAACGGCGAGGGATTGAGATCGAAGATGGAGAACACCAGCGCCACCGCGGTCAGCGCCTTCTCGCCGCCGGACAGCAGATGGATGGTGCTGTTGCGTTTGCCGGGCGGCCGCGCCATGACGGTAACACCGGTATCGAGCAAGTCCTCGCCGGTCAGCTCCAGATAGGCATGCCCGCCGCCGAACAGGCGCGGGAATTTCTCCTGGAGTCCCTTGTTGACCTTGTCGAAGGTTTCCTTGAAGCGGGTACGTGTCTCGCGATCGATCTTACGGATAGCGTTTTCCAGTGTCTCCAAGGCCTCGGTCAGATCCTTGTTCTGCGCGTCAAGATAATTCTTGCGCTCGGACTGCTGTTCGTATTCGTCGATGGCGGCGAGATTGATGGGACCGAGGCGCTGAATCTTCTGCCCCAGCTCGTCCAACTGCTGTTCCCAGCCCTGCTCGTCGGCCTGTGCGGGCATTTCCGCCAGCAGGGCATCCAGTTCGAAACCGGCCTCGGTCACCGACTCGTGCAAAGTCTGGCGCCGCACCTTCAGCTCCTGGCCGTGCATGCGCAGGCGTTCCAGGGCGGAGCGCACTTCCTGTACCTGACGCTCGGTGGCGAGACGGTCGTGCTCCAAACGGCGCAGCTCGTGATCGATGTCCTCCACCCGCTTGCGCGCCGCCGCGAGCTGCCTCTCCACCTCCATGCGGCGGTTGAGAAGGGCTGCCAACTCCTCGCCCATGGCCTGGATCGGGGCATCCCCCTCGCCCAGGGCCAGACGCAATTCCTCGCGCCGCTCCGCCAACATGGCGAGCTGGTTCGCCATGCGCTCCAGCGCCTGTTCGGTGCTGCTGCGTTCGGTGCGCATACCCTGCAGGCGCAGGGCGATGCCGTGAGCGGCCTCGCGCGCCGTGCGCGCCTGTTCGCGCGCCTGCTCCAGCGCACTGCGGCGTTCCTCGCGCTCACGCGACAATTCCTCGCGGCGGATGGCATTTTCCTCCATCGAGGCCAGGGCCTGATGCAGACGGCTGCGCGCCTGCTCCATCTCGACCTCGGCGTCCTGCTGCTGGCGCTGCAACTCCTGCGCCTCGGCCTGCAGGCGTTCGTGGCGCTGACGGATCTGTTCCAGCCGCGCCTGCTTGCCGGACAACTGGGCCTTTTGTTCCGCGGCACGGCGGTTGGCCTCGTTCAACTGGCGCTGCAAGGCCTCGCGTTCCTCTTCCAGCCGGCGCAGTTGCTCGCGGCCATCGAGCAGTCGCTGCTCGGCGGCCCCCACCTGCTGCTCCAGTTGCGCCAGGGCCGTGTTCAACTCGCGCAATTCCTGCTCGCGTTGCAGCACACCGGCGTGCTCGTCGGCCTCGCGTGCCACACGCAACCAACTGCTCCCCAGCCACAGGCCATCACGGGTAATCACCGATTCATGGGCGGCCAGGCGCGGCCGCAGGGCCAGGGCCTCGGCCAGATTCTCGGCGGCATATATGCCCCCGAGTAGTCCAGCCAGACTCCACGGTGCCTGCACCTTGCTCGCCAGCGTGCCGCTGGTCGCGGCACCGCTGGCCCGGGTGTCGAACA is a window encoding:
- the ligA gene encoding NAD-dependent DNA ligase LigA; amino-acid sequence: MSSVPAEVQQRAAALRAELAHHNYLYYVLDAPEIPDAEYDRLFRELQELEQTYPVLRTADSPTQRVGGAVLERFAPVHHAVPMLSIRTETDSGPDGARNFDARIRRELGLGPDAPPVEYAAELKFDGLAINLRYERGVLVQAATRGDGETGEDVTQNVRTVGAVPLRLRGIEAAVLEVRGEIYMRRDAFERLNERQRAAGEKTFVNPRNAAAGSIRQLDPAVAARRPLSFFAYGLGAVDGWELPPTHSALLDALQAAGLPVCDERAVVQGADGLVAFHQRIAARRDALPFDIDGVVYKVNSLALQQRLGFVTREPKWAVAHKYPAQEQLTVVRAIDIQVGRTGKLTPVAKLEPVFVGGVTVTNATLHNEDEVRRKDVRVGDTVIVRRAGDVIPEVVGVVLDRRPRDAGAPFDLYAQLHGECPECGSAIAREEGAADWHCTGGLYCPAQRKNAILHFAGRRAMDIEGLGEKLVEQLVDGGLVHDVADLYALEVGQIAALERMGDKSAQNLIDAIAQSRATTLARFLFALGIPEVGEATAAALAAHFGTLEALQQAATEYAAALALTDDETAAARARRLRGQALQQVPDVGPEVAERIATFFSEPHNLAVIARLRAAGVHWPEAKPERGAQPLAGKTFVLTGTLASMSRDQAKERLQALGAKVAGSVSKKTDYVVAGSEAGSKLAKAGELGVPVLDEAALLKLLETS
- a CDS encoding cell division protein ZipA C-terminal FtsZ-binding domain-containing protein, which produces MDALRVSLLLIGVVIIAAIYLWDRRQRRRAEQDDIIDAALGDGEHAGDDDWDVIPLLRHAVRGVPVDDTHLREFAGINGREAKAAVTEDVVADSFAVPPASDGEPPPAEQLLVLSVITQEGEFFTGPTLSDLFERLGLQYGDMRIFHRLDAASGEPVFSVVSIIEPGYFDLETLHELRTPGLALFMRLPGPEDGRAAFEDMYATAQALAAAQEGRIGDQARNLLTDAALMQMRTLAARYRAIGS
- the smc gene encoding chromosome segregation protein SMC; its protein translation is MRLSKIKLSGFKSFVDPTTIPLPSNLVGVVGPNGCGKSNVIDAVRWVMGESSAKHLRGDSMADVIFNGSTSRKPVGQATIELVFDNSDGQIGGQYAQYSEISISRTVTRDGQSIYHLNGSRCRRRDITDIFLGTGLGPRSYAIIEQGTISRLIEAKPEELRIFLEEAAGISKYKERRRETENRMKHTRENLDRLNDLREELDKQLAHLNRQARTAERYKELKQEERLIKGQLQALRWRALDGEARLVEGQISEQETGLEAQLARQRNAEAGIERLREEHVEATDTFNGVQSTFYSVGADIARLEQSIQHARERRQQQQADLNQVERSWNEAQAHMESDRRKLDELAAALSEQEPALESAQQEERLAAAALAAAEEAMHAWQGQWDEFNHQAAESSQTAQVERARLQHLEQQANQQRQRLQRLEEEQKMLSTDALEEDVAVLREQQAEEEMQAAALQERVSDCLNRIAAQREQNNATSGELDRLRAELHSRRGRHASLEALQQAALGKRQGAVTAWLERQDLAGAQRLAQGLSVERGWERAVETVLGSSLEAVCVEGIDPLAEVLQGLEQGHLTLFDTRASGAATSGTLASKVQAPWSLAGLLGGIYAAENLAEALALRPRLAAHESVITRDGLWLGSSWLRVAREADEHAGVLQREQELRELNTALAQLEQQVGAAEQRLLDGREQLRRLEEEREALQRQLNEANRRAAEQKAQLSGKQARLEQIRQRHERLQAEAQELQRQQQDAEVEMEQARSRLHQALASMEENAIRREELSREREERRSALEQAREQARTAREAAHGIALRLQGMRTERSSTEQALERMANQLAMLAERREELRLALGEGDAPIQAMGEELAALLNRRMEVERQLAAARKRVEDIDHELRRLEHDRLATERQVQEVRSALERLRMHGQELKVRRQTLHESVTEAGFELDALLAEMPAQADEQGWEQQLDELGQKIQRLGPINLAAIDEYEQQSERKNYLDAQNKDLTEALETLENAIRKIDRETRTRFKETFDKVNKGLQEKFPRLFGGGHAYLELTGEDLLDTGVTVMARPPGKRNSTIHLLSGGEKALTAVALVFSIFDLNPSPFCMLDEVDAPLDEANVGRFCNMVKEMSERVQFIFITHNKATMELATHLTGVTMHEPGVSRMVAVDVDEAVELAAV